The genomic stretch CTCTGGTTGAAAAGATAGCCAGATCATAATGCATTTCGCCGCCACGGGATATGGTCGGCCAGAGTTTACCTTCAGCGGTGATAGTACCGATTACAGCATAAGGAGGTTTATCAACTCCGTTCTCACTGCGCGCGGTCATGATACCTTCTCTGCGGTAACGTTCTTCCTGAATCTCGTATATGCCGCGGGCAAGCCCGGACCTGTCCAGAGCATCATCACCGGTATGGTGTTCTTCGGGAATTCCTGTATCCGAGTATCCGAACTCCATACCTTCCAGAAGAAAGGGCGTTGAGGTCAGATAGACCGGAACTCCGGTGGAGATGGAATCTCTAGGATCATATGGAACCTTTCGTCCGTAGATTTCAATGTAGCGCAGGGGAGAGGGAACCGATGATTTTATATCAATCCCCCACATTTCATATCCTCGCGCAGCATATGATTCCCATCCGAGTCTGCCTTCGTAGATGAATTCTGTTTTGCCGTTAACGTAGCGTCCGCTGCGCAGGGTGTCGTCGCCTGAAATAGCCAGACAGAAATTCCAGCGCAGTACAGCCCGGTCAATACCTTCTGCAAAAAGAGGATATTTGGTTTTGAGCACTTTCAGCCAGATGAGCAGTCGCCCTATATCCATGGATGAAAATCCGGCTTTCCCCGGTTTCATATCAAATCCGACCATGCGTCCGGTGTGTGAGTTGTAGATCAGGTTCGGCAGTTCTCCTGCATACAGCTCCATAGCGTTGAGCCATTCAACAAGTTTTCCAACCCGCTGGCAGAATCTGCGTTCATCCAGAACGTCCAGTTCATGGGCTGAAATAAGGGCCGAAATATAGCCCGCAATTTCGCCTATTGAAGTGTAGGGGTAGTTTTCAGCTGCATTCACAAGTCCCGTTGCAGGATTGTAGTTTTTTTCAAAATACGTCCATGCGACTTCTGCAAAGAGCTGCCCACGGTCAGAGAGTCTGTGACACTCGGTCAGGACAATGTCTCCATCGTCATCTGAAAAGTCGAAGCCGCATTTGAAATATTCATAAACAGCGCCGCACCCTGACATGGCTGGAAGCAGGAATAATATGAGTATGAGTATGGCGGCCTTGCGGTTAAGCATGGGTTCTCCGTTAGGGATCATATTTGTGTATGGTTATGTAGGGCTGATATTTCCATGGCGGCAATGCTTTGCCCGGCAGTGAATTTGTCTTGAAAAATTTATCCCAGTAACTTTCCTTTTCGCTGTATTTCAGCAGTTTGCCCTGCGCTTTGTAGAGCAGGATTTCCATGATGACCCCGTTTCCGTTAAGGGTGATCGCCTTGTTGATCTTTCCTGTCT from Maridesulfovibrio zosterae DSM 11974 encodes the following:
- a CDS encoding DUF3131 domain-containing protein; protein product: MLNRKAAILILILFLLPAMSGCGAVYEYFKCGFDFSDDDGDIVLTECHRLSDRGQLFAEVAWTYFEKNYNPATGLVNAAENYPYTSIGEIAGYISALISAHELDVLDERRFCQRVGKLVEWLNAMELYAGELPNLIYNSHTGRMVGFDMKPGKAGFSSMDIGRLLIWLKVLKTKYPLFAEGIDRAVLRWNFCLAISGDDTLRSGRYVNGKTEFIYEGRLGWESYAARGYEMWGIDIKSSVPSPLRYIEIYGRKVPYDPRDSISTGVPVYLTSTPFLLEGMEFGYSDTGIPEEHHTGDDALDRSGLARGIYEIQEERYRREGIMTARSENGVDKPPYAVIGTITAEGKLWPTISRGGEMHYDLAIFSTRAIFGMWSIWDTDYTRFIMAAAACCFFEEGRGWFEGRYEHNWRINKVMVLETNAIVLESLLHRLDGPLVRVTKEPSYIDFYIRKEQPMSDYPRCLPGLKREDL